The Daucus carota subsp. sativus chromosome 7, DH1 v3.0, whole genome shotgun sequence genome window below encodes:
- the LOC108196585 gene encoding uncharacterized protein LOC108196585: MQRSCEASPVGLQGKGHPHTLQCSGNQPEGTVEVKDESHAPQSVEVVKADRGPNSKLVESSNTCYKGNNYPHDISPWLFHPDSNNVQLCQMSAFDGHLYPVSVDNRFQHVPINIFPPYPFEPLPQDFHYFVVIDFEATCDKAKNPHPQEIIEFPSVIVSSMTGQLEACFQTYVRPTCNQMLSEFCKDLTGIQQIQVDRGVTLSEALLRHDKWLEKRGIKSTNFTVVTWSNWDCRVMLESECRYKKIRKPPYFDRWINLKVPFQDVFGNKRCNLKEAVEMAGLVWQGRAHCGLDDAKNTARLLALIMRKGYRFSITNSMMQQSPEYSMAWKHPAENLPCTPYHPMKLKDAHVPMMQLSPFCYCGVKSSKGMVRKPGPKQGSCFFGCGNWTAARGARCQYFEWASA, from the exons ATGCAAAGGTCCTGTGAGGCATCCCCTGTGGGCCTCCAGGGTAAGGGACACCCACACACTCTACAGTGTAGTGGGAATCAGCCTGAAGGAACTGTAGAAGTCAAAGATGAAAGTCACGCTCCTCAGAGTGTTGAAGTTGTTAAAGCAGACCGTGGGCCGAACAGCAAGTTAGTTGAATCTTCTAACACATGCTACAAGGGAAATAATTACCCACATGACATTAGCCCCTGGTTGTTCCATCCCGACTCCAACAATGTGCAGTTGTGTCAAATGAGTGCTTTCGATGGGCATTTGTATCCTGTATCTGTGGATAATCGATTCCAGCATGTCCCTATCAATATCTTTCCCCCATACCCATTCGAGCCTCTCCCTCAGGATTTCCACTATTTTGTGGTAATTGATTTTGAAGCTACATGTGACAAGGCCAAAAATCCTCATCCACAAGAGATAATTGAATTTCCTTCGGTAATAGTAAGCAGCATGACTGGTCAACTGGAAGCTTGCTTTCAAACTTATGTGCGTCCAACTTGCAACCAGATGTTGAGTGAATTTTGCAAGGATCTGACTGGAATCCAACAAATTCAG GTTGATAGAGGTGTTACTTTAAGTGAGGCTCTCCTCCGCCATGATAAATGGCTTGAGAAAAGGGGCATCAAAAGCACTAATTTTACTGTGGTTACATGGTCTAACTGGGATTGCCGGGTGATGTTGGAATCTGAGTGCCGCTACAAAAAAATTCGCAAACCTCCTTACTTTGATCG TTGGATCAACTTGAAAGTTCCATTCCAGGATGTTTTTGGTAACAAGAGATGCAACTTAAAGGAGGCGGTTGAGATGGCTGGCCTGGTTTGGCAAGGTCGTGCTCACTGTGGTTTGGATGATGCCAAGAATACTGCCCGACTACTTGCTCTCATCATGCGCAAGGGATACAGATTTTCGATTACAAACTCCATGATGCAGCAGTCACCTGAATATTCGATGGCATGGAAGCATCCAGCGGAAAACCTGCCCTGTACCCCTTATCACCCTATGAAACTGAAGGATGCTCATGTGCCTATGATGCAGCTGTCTCCTTTTTGTTACTGTGGAGTGAAGAGCAGCAAAGGCATGGTTCGCAAGCCAGGCCCCAAGCAAGGTAGCTGCTTTTTTGGGTGTGGAAACTGGACTGCAGCTAGAGGTGCACGCTGCCAGTACTTTGAATGGGCATCAGCCTAG
- the LOC108193414 gene encoding protein WVD2-like 1 → MGRDGTGIRIDKKQNAKGVKLNGASHDTASQITTESSETKKIVVEDRTVKDLLDEECQEKQDVLGVKNINCEVGPPEEKSVIPDTQKSSEKTLRSPVKPASGSDNFKMNSKVSQSFRYMTGTQASGSTLYPNLRCSPRIKDSHTPKKPDDLEVPSRSTAKKLQPDHRKYYDDEDNWSMASSAAASVRTVRSVTVPVAPSFSSAGRIAKRKEFYKMLEEKHKALEAEKREYEARMKEEQAAAIKQLRKSMAYKAKPVPSFYHEGPPPKVEPKKLPVTRPKSPNFTRRKSCGDAVNSPAEKGAIPQGNRRSLGTYREVNNTASNIKTKNQINVRNTHGNFKVKDHTKPVTEKHKASPQKITEEHAADISVES, encoded by the exons ATGGGAAGAGACGGTACGGGTATCCGTATTGATAAAAAGCAAAATGCTAAGGGCGTCAAGTTAAATGGCGCCTCTCATGATACAGCCTCGCAAATAACAACTGAAAGTAGTGAAACTAAAAAGATTGTGGTAGAGGATCGTACTGTTAAGGATTTACTTGATGAAGAATGCCAGGAGAAGCAAGATGTCTTGGGTGTTAAAAACATTAACTGTGAGGTTGGTCCACCTGAGGAGAAATCTGTAATACCTGACACCCAGAAGTCCAGTGAAAAGACCTTACGCTCACCTGTTAAACCTGCCTCAGGCTCTGACAATTTTAAAATGAACTCCAAAGTTTCACAATCATTTAGGTATATGACTGGGACACAAGCCTCGGGTTCAACATTATATCCTAATCTCAGATGTTCACCAAGAATCAAAGATTCACATACCCCCAAAAAGCCTGATGACTTGGAG GTGCCTTCTCGCTCAACTGCAAAGAAGCTGCAACCAGATCATAGAAAATATTACGATGATGAGGATAATTGGTCAATGGCTTCCTC TGCTGCAGCTTCCGTTCGAACAGTCAGATCTGTCACCGTTCCTGTAGCCCCGTCATTTTCATCTGCAGGGCGTATTGCTAAACGCAAAGAg TTCTACAAGATGTTGGAGGAAAAACACAAAGCTCTGGAAGCAGAAAAGAGAGAATATGAAGCACGGATGAAG GAAGAGCAAGCAGCAGCAATTAAGCAGCTCCGTAAGAGCATGGCATACAAAGCAAAACCAGTTCCTAGTTTTTATCATGAAGGACCTCCACCGAAGGTTGAGCCTAAAAAG TTGCCAGTGACGCGTCCAAAATCACCAAACTTTACCCGGAGAAAGAGCTGCGGAGATGCTGTAAATTCACCAGCTGAGAAGGGAGCAATTCCCCAGGGCAATCGACGTAGCCTTGGCACTTACAGAGAAGTTAATAACACTGCCAGCAACATCAAAACTAAGAATCAGATCAATGTGAGGAACACGCATGGCAATTTCAAGGTCAAGGATCACACTAAACCTGTAACTGAAAAACATAAAGCATCTCCTCAGAAGATCACTGAAGAGCATGCTGCTGACATTTCTGTTGAATCATGA
- the LOC108194913 gene encoding uncharacterized protein At2g34160 yields the protein MTTETVNVTTVTANGNANVNTATTMTTTTTTSLGKNTETQKKNRIQVSNTKKPLFFYVNLAKKYIQQYEEVELSALGMAITTVVTIAEILKNNGLAIEKKVVTSTVAMKDETRNKQVQKAKIEIVLGKTDKFDSLMTNNTASAAAAATDQPTAAGTQKDQKNQ from the exons ATGACGACTGAAACTGTTAATGTAACAACTGTTACTGCCAATGGTAATGCTAATGTTAATACTGCGACGACGATGACAACGACGACAACGACGAGTTTAGGGAAAAACACAGAAACACAGAAGAAAAACAGGATACAGGTCTCCAACACCAAGAAGCCTCTTTTCTTTTATGTCAATCTTGCTAAG AAATACATACAACAATACGAAGAGGTTGAACTTTCGGCTTTGGGCATGG CTATAACTACTGTTGTTACAATTGCTGAGATCCTCAAGAACAATGGTCTAGCCATTGAGAAAA AGGTTGTCACATCCACAGTTGCAATGAAAGATGAGACCAGGAACAAACAAGTTCAGAAAGCCAAG ATTGAGATTGTGCTGGGAAAGACAGATAAGTTTGACAGTCTGATGACGAACAACACAGCTTCCGCGGCTGCAGCTGCTACGGATCAGCCAACAGCTGCAGGGACACAGAAGGATCAAAAGAATCAGTAG
- the LOC108193512 gene encoding probable CDP-diacylglycerol--inositol 3-phosphatidyltransferase 2 codes for MARTITVYLYIPNIIGYIRILMNIFAFAICFSDRKLFSLLYFISFVCDALDGWFARKFNQVSTFGAVLDMVTDRISTACLLVILSQVYRPGFVFMSLLALDIASHWLQMYSTFLVGKASHKDVKDSTSWLFRAYYRHRMFMAYCCVACEALYITLFLLANNQTENITEVLVGAAQQSLLNSILLGFLLFGWAIKQSINVIQMKTAADLCVLYDINKKQKD; via the exons ATGGCTCGAACAATCACTGTGTATCTTTACATTCCCAATATCATTG GATACATAAGAATTTTGATGAATATATTTGCGTTTGCCATATGCTTTTCTGACAGAAAGCTTTTCTCACTTCTCTACTTCATCAG CTTTGTATGTGATGCACTGGATGGTTGGTTTGCCCGCAAATTTAACCAAG TTTCTACCTTTGGAGCTGTTTTGGATATGGTAACAGATAG GATTAGTACAGCTTGCCTACTAGTTATTCTCTCACAGGTCTACAG GCCTGGCTTTGTTTTCATGTCATTGCTTGCTCTAGATATCGCAAGCCATTGGTTGCAAATGTATAG TACTTTCTTGGTGGGAAAAGCTAGCCATAAAGATGTCAAAGACAGCACTAGTTGGCTATTTAGGGCATACTACAGACATAGGATGTTCATGGCTTATTGCTGTGTTGCCTGTGAA GCTCTTTACATAACATTGTTCCTTCTCGCGAACAACCAGACTGAAAATATAACTGAA GTACTTGTGGGTGCCGCTCAACAAAGTTTACTAAACTCCATTCTTCTGGGGTTTCTTCTATTTGGATGGGCAATTAAGCAATCCATCAATGTCATACAG ATGAAGACCGCTGCTGATTTATGTGTCCTTTACGATATCAACAAGAAACAGAAGGACTAG
- the LOC108196141 gene encoding stromal 70 kDa heat shock-related protein, chloroplastic, which yields MASTAAQIHPLGPNYSPNPTRPASKSAFLGTSVSFTNPKSSLPRLRKCSNRRNHSFRVAAEKVVGIDLGTTNSAVGAMEGGKPVIVTNAEGQRTTPSVVAYTKNGDRLVGQIAKRQAVVNPENTFFSVKRFIGRKMIEVDEEAKQVSYNVVRDDNGNVKLDCPAIGKQFAAEEISAQVLRKLVDDASKFLNEKVSKAVVTVPAYFNDSQRTATKDAGRIAGLEVLRIINEPTAASLAYGFERKNNETILVFDLGGGTFDVSVLEVGDGVFEVLSTSGDTHLGGDDFDKRIVDWLALSFKNDEGIDLLKDKQALQRLTETAEKAKMELSTLTQANISLPFITATADGPKHIETTLTRAKFEELCSDLLDRLKTPVQNSLRDAKLSISDIDEVILVGGSTRIPAVQGVVKSLTGKDPNVTVNPDEVVALGAAVQAGVLAGDVSDIVLLDVTPLSIGLETLGGVMTKIIPRNTTLPTSKSEVFSTAADGQTSVDINVLQGEREFVRDNKSLGSFRLDGIPPAPRGVPQIEVKFDIDANGILSVTAVDKGSGKKQDITITGASTLPSDEVERMVSEAERFAKEDKEKRDAIDTKNQADSVVYQTEKQLKELGEKVPVEVKEKVEAKLEELKKAITEGETQVIKDAMAALNQEVMQLGQSLYNQPGATPGADPAAGGADGPSEASNKGPEGDVIDADFTDSK from the exons ATGGCTTCCACAGCAGCTCAAATCCATCCCCTCGGACCCAATTACAGTCccaacccgacccgacccgccTCAAAATCCGCGTTCTTGGGAACCTCCGTATCGTTCACAAACCCCAAATCATCACTCCCGAGGCTCAGAAAATGCAGTAACAGAAGGAACCATAGTTTTCGAGTGGCGGCGGAGAAAGTTGTGGGGATTGATTTGGGGACTACTAATTCAGCTGTGGGTGCAATGGAAGGCGGGAAGCCTGTGATTGTGACCAATGCTGAAGGGCAGAGAACGACACCGTCTGTCGTGGCGTATACGAAGAATGGGGATAGATTGGTGGGGCAAATTGCGAAAAGACAGGCTGTGGTGAACCCGGAGAATACGTTCTTTTCGGTTAAGAGGTTTATTGGGAGGAAAATGATTGAGGTTGATGAGGAGGCTAAGCAAGTTAGTTATAATGTGGTTAGGGATGATAATGGGAATGTTAAGCTTGATTGTCCCGCGATTGGGAAGCAATTTGCTGCCGAGGAAATTTCTGCTCAG GTTTTGAGAAAGCTCGTAGATGATGCATCAaagtttttgaatgaaaaagtaTCAAAAGCCGTCGTTACAGTTCCGGCATACTTTAATGATTCCCAGCGTACAGCTACAAAGGATGCAGGTCGAATTGCTGGCTTAGAGGTTCTGCGAATTATTAATGAACCTACAGCGGCATCTTTGGCTTATGGTTTTGAAAGGAAGAACAATGAAACTATTCTCGTTTTTGACCTTGGAGGAGGAACATTTGATGTTTCAG TTCTTGAAGTCGGTGATGGAGTGTTTGAGGTGCTTTCGACCTCTGGAGATACACATCTGGGTGGTGATGACTTTGATAAA AGAATTGTCGATTGGCTTGcattaagttttaaaaatgatGAGGGcatagatcttttaaaggaCAAACAAGCTCTACAGCGTCTAACAGAGACAGCAGAGAAAGCTAAGATGGAGCTATCGACTCTGACCCAGGCAAATATTAG TTTGCCTTTCATTACTGCCACTGCGGATGGTCCCAAGCACATAGAAACTACTTTGACAAGGGCGAAGTTTGAGGAACTATGCTCAGATCTCCTCGATAG GCTTAAAACTCCTGTTCAAAATTCCTTGAGGGATGCAAAGCTATCAATTAGTGATATAGATGAAGTGATCCTTGTTGGTGGTTCAACCCGTATTCCTGCTGTTCAGGGAGTTGTGAAATCTTTAACAGGAAAGGATCCCAATGTTACTGTCAATCCTGATGAGGTGGTTGCTCTAGGAGCTGCAGTTCAG GCTGGCGTGTTGGCTGGGGACGTTAGTGATATTGTTCTTTTGGATGTAACACCACTTTCAATTGGACTGGAAACTCTTGGTGGTGTTATGACAAAGATCATTCCGCGGAACACAACCCTGCCCACTTCAAAATCAGAGGTATTCTCAACAGCTGCTGATGGGCAAACTAGTGTTGATATCAATGTCCTTCAGGGTGAGAGGGAATTTGTTAGGGACAACAAATCTCTTGGGAGCTTCCGTCTTGACGGAATCCCACCAGCTCCACGCGGAGTTCCCCAGATTGAAGTCAAATTTGACATTGATGCAAATGGTATTTTGTCTGTTACTGCTGTTGACAAGGGTTCTGGGAAGAAGCAAGATATTACCATTACCGGGGCTAGCACCCTGCCTAGTGATGAG GTAGAAAGAATGGTCTCGGAAGCTGAGCGATTTGCTAAGGAAGACAAGGAAAAGAGAGATGCGATAGACACGAAGAACCAGGCAGATTCTGTTGTGTATCAGACCGAGAAGCAGCTCAAGGAGCTTGGAGAAAAGGTTCCTGTAGAAGTGAAAGAGAAGGTCGAAGCAAAACTCGAGGAATTAAAAAAGGCTATTACAGAAGGTGAGACTCAAGTGATAAAGGACGCCATGGCTGCCTTGAACCAAGAAGTCATGCAGCTAGGCCAGTCCCTCTACAACCAACCTGGTGCTACACCTGGGGCTGATCCTGCCGCAGGTGGAGCAGATGGTCCATCAGAAGCATCGAACAAGGGACCGGAAGGAGATGTTATTGATGCAGATTTCACAGACAGCAAATGA